CGACGAGCAGCGGGTCCATGCCCATCTCGGCGAACGCGGCGCTGAGGTTGACCGACGTGGCCAGCGGGGCCTCTATGGTGCCGCGCGGCGCGACCACCAGCAGCCTGCGGCGCTGCGCGAACGACTCGTCATAGGCGAGGCGGAACGCGACCGACCGGTACTCCTCCGCGAGCCGCCCCTCGGCGAGCAGCTGGTCGGGGTGGTCGCGGCCGGTGCGCGGCAGGACACCGAGCACCGGGGCGCGCAGCGCGCGCGTGACGTCGCCAGGGGAGCGCACGGTGGGGTCGAACACCAGGCGGACCCACGCGGCGAGCAGCCCGAGTCCGATGCCGACGATGTAGCCGAGGCCGAGCAGCAGCGGCAGTCCTGGGCCCGAGGGGCTGCCGGGCACGCCGGCCTCGGTGATGACCCGGCCACCGCTGGTGTCGAGCGCGCGCAGGCTGGAGATCTGGGCGTTGATCTCGGAGATCTGCCCCGTGACCGTGCTGAGGTCGGCGACGGCCGTGTCGTAGCCGCTGCCGCCGGCCAGCCCGTCGATGTCGCCCTCGAGTTCCGCACGGCGTTCCAGCAGCGGCTCGCGCTGCGCTTCGAGGGAGGCCACGTTGTGCGCGATGGTCTCCTCGGCGTCGGCCCGCCGGTTGCCCAGGTAGGCGGTGACGAACGCGTTGGCGCGCTCGGCGGCGAGGTAGGGGTCGCCGGCCGAGTAGGCGAAGCGCAGCACCTCGGTGTTGGGCGGGTTGGTGACGGCAAGGCCGCGGCCGAGCCCTGGCGCGGCCTCGGGCGCCAGGCCCAGCTCCTCGGCGGCCCGCCGGGCGACGAGGTCGCTGACGGCGGTGCGGCGTTCTGAGCCCATCGCGACCCGGTCGACGGGCGTGCCGGCGAACGGGTCGGCCGTGGGCGTCCTGACGGTGACCTCGGCGGTGGCGATGTAGGTCTCGTTGGCCGCGAGGCCGAGCCAGCCGCCGCCGGCCAGGCCGAGGAGGATGCCGCACACGATGAGCAGCCGGTAGCGCAGCAGTTGCCTGAACTGGTCGCGCAGCTGGTCGGGTTCGTCGTAGGGATGGGTGCCGCCCGGGCCCGCGGCGGCCCGGGTGTCCTCGCGCGGTGCGCTCATGCGGGCCTCTCCCCCTCACCGGCCGGCTGCCCCGGCCGCGCGGTGGCGCGCCGGCCGCCGAGGGCCAGCGCCTCGTCGAGCAGTGCGGTGACGCGCCGCAGCCCGGCGGCGCGCGACAGGTGCGCCTCGGCGTACGCGGCGCCGCGCGCGCCGGCCGCGTCGGCCGCCGCCGGGTCGGCGGCGAACGCGCGGGCCGCGGCGGCCAGCGCGGCCGGGTCCTCGGGCGGGACGACGCGGCCCGCGCCGGAGGCGCGGACCTCGGCCGCGGTGCCGCCGCCCTCGGCGACGGCGGCCAGGACGGGCCGGGCGGCGCGGAAGTAGGAGGTCAGCTTGGACGGCACGCTCATGTCGAGCACGGCGGCCCGCTGGGTGACGACGAGCACGTCGGCGGCGGCGAGCACGTCGGGGAAGTCGTCCGCGGCGGCGGGCGGCAGGAGTTCGGCGTTCGGCACGCCGGACGCCAGCCGGGCCAGCCGGGCCCGCTGGCTGCCCTCGCCCATGAGCACCACGTGCAGTCCCGGGTCGTGGCGCGCGGTGTCGATCAGGACGTCGAGCCCCTGCTTGAGGCCCATGTTGCCCGAGTGCAGCAGGACGGTGCGGTCCTCGGGCCAGCCCAGGCGCCGGCGCGTCCGGGCGCGCGGGGCCGAAGGGCCGGGCACGTGCGACCAGTTGGGCACGAGGCGGACGCGGTCCTCCGGCACGCCCAGGGCCGCCAGGCGCGGGCGGAAGGTGTCGTGGATGACGCCGACCAGGGTCGCGCCGCGCAGCATGCGGCGCTCGGCCGCGGCGGCGGCGCCGGCCGCCCGGCCGCCGCCCGCGATGCCGCTCTGCGCGGCTGCCGCGCCCATCAGGTCCTGCACCACGGGGACATAGGGGACGCCGTGCCGGCGCGCGACGCGGGCGGCGAGCAGCCCGCCGGCGAGGCTGGGCACTTGGGCGAGCACGGCGTCGGGCCGGCCGGTGCGCGGGGGCGCGAGCAGGCCGCCGGCGAGGATCGACGCCTCGTACACAGCGCGCCTGAGCGCGGTCTGCCGCGGCGGAACGGTGTGCCTGCGGCGGTGGACGCGCACGCCCCCGCGCTCCTCCGTGACCCGCAGCGCGCCGCGGTAGGCCGGATCGAGGCGCCAGGCCGGGTAGTGCGGCATCCCGGCGAGCACGTGCACCTCGGCGCCGCGGGCCGCGGCGAGGTGTTCCGCGATCTGGGTGGCGTACGGGCCGATTCCGGCCTGCTCGGGTGCGTAGTTGGTGGAAACGAGCAGCAGCCGTTCGCCCACTGTCGAACCCCTTTCCCCCCGGCAGAGCCTCCCCTGCGTCGGGGGTCGGTATCAGCCTATCCGCAGAAAAGCGCGCGGTGTGACGCTATGGTCTCCGTGACGGGCCGACGTGAAGACTACGTGAAGTCATCGGAGCCGGTGGGGGGTTCGGACGGATGCCGCACAGAGTTGGCTATGCACCCGGGGTGTGGGACCTCTTCCACGTGGGGCACCTGAACGTCCTGCGGCACGCGCGCGGCCACTGCGACTACCTGGTGGCCGGCGTCGTGTCGGACGAGATGGCGCGGCTGGCCAAGGGCAGGGCGCCGGTGATCCCGCTGGTGGAGCGGCTTGAGATCGTGCGCAGCATCAGGTACGTGGACGCGGCGTTCGTCGAGACCGTGCCCGACAAGGTCGAGACGTGGCAGCAGGTGCGGTTCGACGTGCTGTTCAAGGGCGACGACTGGCGGGGCACGCCCAAGGGCGACCGGCTGGAGCGCGACTTCGCGCAAGTCGGCGTGGACATCGTGTACTTCCCCTACACGGTGCACACGTCGAGCACTCAGCTCAGGGGCGTGCTCGACGCGTTGAGCGCGGACAGCTCGCGGAACCACTTCACCGAGAACGCCGCGCAGAACACCACGTAGACCGCGCACAGCACCGCGTACCCGATGCGGAACGCGCCCGGCGCGCCGAGCAGCAGGAACAGCGCGCACAGCACCCCGTAGTCGGCGGGCAGCAGCGCGAGGGCGCGCAGTCGCGAGGGCGGCGGCGCGGGCGCCGGGGCGGACGTCTGGTGCGCGCGCTTGAGCTTGTCGGTGAGCAGCCCGCCGAAGAAGATCAGGACGGCGGCGAGCTGGAACAGCAGCGGCACCAGCAGCCAGCCCTCGCCCGGCAGGTCGAAGAAGCGGTGGAATGAGACGAGCACCGCCGCGTGCAGAGCGGTGATCTTGGCGCAGTCGACCGCGTGGTCCAGCCACTCCCCCGCCGGGCTGGACTCGCCGCGCAGGCGCGCCAGTTGGCCGTCGGCCGCGTCGAGCGCGAAGCCGAGGAAGAGGCCGGCCCACACGGCGAGGGCCAGCGGCCACGAGGGGCGCGCGAGCGCGACGGCGGCGACGGCGGCGAAGCTGCACAGGGCGCTCAGGCCGGTCACGTGGTTGGGGCGCAGGCCGGCCCTGTGGGCGGCGGCGGCGAGCAGCCGGCCGGCCGGGCGGTTGACCCAACGGGAGTAGAGGGACACGCCCTTGGCGCTCTTCTGCGCCGCCCGCAGCCGGGCGAGTGCCGCGCCGTACGTCTCGGTCCCCCCGGTCCCCGCCATGCGGGGCATCATGCCACGCGGCGCGGCCCGCGGCGCGGTGGCCGCCGCCGTTCGCCACCCATGCCCACCCCTCGGGGGCCCGACCGGCCATGGATACGATGCGGGGGCCGCAGCCGGTCAGCAGGACCGAAAGGCGGCGGCACGGAACGGCGCGCGGCCACGCGCGCGGCACCGGACGACGCAGGAGAACACCGCGGGCCCCGGGCGGGCACCCCGCGGCGCCACGGGGACGGACCACGGGGAGGGCCCAACGATGCGGGTGCGAGCACGACTGACGACGGCCGCGGCGGGGCCGGCCATGGCCCTGGCGCTGGTGGCGTCCCTGTCGGGCTGCATGACGGTGCACGGCGAGACCGCCGTGGTGCCTGCGGCTTCGGAGGAGGAGGCCCAGCGCGCCCTCGACCGCTACCTGGAGATCAGCAACGAGGCCATCGGCGAGTTCGACCCGGAGCTGAACGACACGGCGGAGGCCGGCCCGATCGGCGCCATTCGCAACGCCCAGCTCACCGCCCAGCGCGCGATGAACCCCGGCGGCCAGGACGACTTCACGCCGCTGGAACTGTCCGACCCGCAGTTCCACATCCCGCAGCAGGCCGGCTGGCCGAAGTTCTTCGTCGCGGACGTGCAGCCCAGCCAGACGCCCGACAACCGCTGGCTGCTGGTGTTCATGCGCGGCGCCGTCGACCAGGACTGGCGGGTCTCCTACCTGACGGTGCTGCCCGATGGCACGCCCGAGCTGGCGCGCGACGAGGACGGCTACCTGGAGGACCTGCCGGTGGTCGACCCCTCGGAGCTGCCGGCCGACGACCCGGGCTCAGGGCTGGTGATGGAGCCGGGCGAGCTGGGGACCGCGTTCGTCGACTATCTCCAGGGCGGCGAGGCGCCGTTCGCGGGCGGCCCCTACACCTCGGACGAGCTGGCGGAGCGCGAGGCGGCCAACAGCGACCCGGCGTTCGTCACCGAGTTCCAGGACCAGGCCGCGCAGAGCGAGGAGTACGCCCCGGTCGCGATCAGGACCGAGGACGGCGGGGCGCTGATGCTGTTCACCTCGCTGCACCACGAGAAGCAGACGATGGCCGAGGGCGAGACCCCCGTGGTCGACCCGCTGATCGAGGTCCTGATGCAGGGCGAGGCGGAACGCGCGGTGACGCTGGAGCGGGTCTCGATGCACGCCGCGCTGATCCCCGAGGTCGACGGCGGGCAGATCGAGCTGATCCACCGCTCGACGGGTGTGATCGGCGCCACCGGCGAGTAGCCGGCGCCCTGGCCCGGCGCGGGCCTGCTCAGGCGCCCTGGAGCGGGCCCGCCTGGGCGCGCCACGGGCGGAACGAGCTGCCCGCGGCCTGGCCGCTGCCGCGCGGCGCCTCCTGGTCCGCGGCGGCGGCCAGGTTGCCGCACGCCTCGGTGAGGGCGTCGAGCAGCGCGAGCGGCTCGGGCAGCGGATGCTCGGGGCCCCGCAGCCAGCGCACGCCGCCCTCGGTGCCCGAGGGCACCCGCGAGGGCGGCACCAGCACGTAGCTGCCGCGGCAGTGCCAGCGCAGCCCGGGGTGCTCGTCCACGGTCTCCGGGTGGCAGTCGAGCGCGCAGGGCCACCATTCGTCCTCGTCGTCCGGCGTGCCGCGGGTGGCGGTGAAGAACAGCATCCGGTCGGGGTCGGCGACGGCGACCGGGCCGACCTCGGTGCCGGCGGACGCGAGCCGTTCCAGCGCCGCATGGCCCGCGTCGGCGGGCAGGTCGAGCACGTCGTGGGCGCGGCCGGTCGCGGTGATGAAGTTGGCCTCGGGGTCGGCCCGCAGCCAGCGCAGGATCTGCTCGGGGTCGGTCGTGGCCTGGGTCTGCCAGGCGAGCGACACCGGGTGGCGGCCCGGGGTGGGACAGCCGATGCGCTCGCACGAACAGCCGTAGCCCTGCGGGTGCGCCGCCGGCGCGAGCGGCAGGCCCGCGCGCGCGGCGGCGAGCAGCAGCTCCTCGCGGGCCAGGGCCGCGGCGGCGCCTGCGGCTGCGCCGCGCGCACCGCGCCGCAGCCAGCGGGGGAATCTGCTCTCGCGTTCCATGAGCCTCCTGCCGCGTCACTTCTTGGCCGACGAGCCGTGGAGCGTCTGCGGCCGTTCGTTTATTCCGCTGTAACGTGCGTGTCGCGCGTATCGGGCACATCCTGCCCTGTACCGGTCCCGGATGGGTAATCGGGAGAAACGGTGGAAACGGGCGGCCACGCGGCGCCCCACTCGGCGGAGCGGGCCGCCCGGTAGTCCTCGCGGTGCCGTTTCGACACCGTGGTCCGGCCGATCCCGCCGTCCGCCGCACACACGTCGAGCAGCACCTGGCCCTTGCGCAGCAGGGGCCTGCGCACGACGCGGCCGGGCGCCGGCGCCCCCGCGACGCGCTCGTGCGCGGCGGCGACGTAGGCGAACTTCTCGTCCTCGTACGGCAGCACGCCGCCTTTCACCCGTCGGTGGAGTGCCGAACGGCTGACCCGTGCCGCGAAGTGGCACCAGTCCTCGCCTCCGGCGAGGGGGCAGGTGTTGCCGTGCGGGCAGGGCGCGAGGACGCGGAGCCCGGCGGCGAGCAGCCGGTCGCGGGCCGCGCGCACGCGCCGGTGGCCGTCGGGGGTGCCGGGCTCGACGAGGACGACGGCGGCGCCGGCCGCAGCGGCGGCGTCCACCAGGGCGTCCCGGTCCGCCGGTGGCAGCTCGCCGAGCAGGTACGAGGCGGTGACGAGGTCGGCCGCGGGCAGGTCGGCCCCGGTGCCGCCGAGGCCGGCTCTGCGCCACTCGACGCCGTCGAGGCGGCCCGCGGCGAGTTCGCGGCCGAGGTCGAGCGCGGGCCCCGCCCGGTCGAGGACGACCGTGCGCGGGCCCGGCCCGCCGGCCCAGACGGCGTCGGCGGCCCAGGCCGCGGCGCCGGTGCCGCCGCCGAGGTCGAGGTGGGTCGCGGGCGCCCAGCCCGCGGCCCGTTCCGCGAAGGCGGCGAGCGCGGCGCGCACGGCCTCGTAGGTGGCCGGCATGCGGTAGGCGGCGTAGGCGAGCGCGGTGGCCCGGTCGGCGAGGACGGGCGCGGGGCCGCCCTCGCGGTACCCGCTCATCAGCCGCTCGACGGCCTCCGCCGCCCGGCGGGGCGGCAGGCCGTCGAGCAGCTGGTCAAGCGCGGTGCGCAGGCGCTCGGAAGTGCTGGTCACCGGGTCAGGATAGGGCCGCGGGCGCGGCGGCGCGGGCGGCAGAGGGTGACGAAGCAGAGCACGGCCAGCAGCGCGAACGTGAGCTGCACCACGGCCATGGGCACCGCCGTGTCCTCGCCCGCGACGCCGACCAGCGGCGAGGCGACCGCGCCGACGAAGAACGCGGACGCGCCCAGCAGCGCCGACGCGGACCCGGCGACGTGCCCGGCCCGGTCCAGGCCCTCGGCGTTGGCGTTGGGCAGGACCAGCGGCATCGCGCCCATCAGGACGAACAGGCCGATCGAGATGGCGACGAGGCCCGGGTCGCCGAACACGCCGCTGGTCATCACCACGAGCGCCGCGGCGGCCAGGGTGATCACCAGCAGGCCGGCGGCCATGATCCGGTGGGTGGGGACGCGGCCGACGAGGATCTTGCCGTTGACCTGGCCCATGGCGACCAGCGAGATGGAGTTGAGCATGAACAGGAGGCTGAACGTCTGCGGCGAGGCGCCGTAGATCTCCTGGATGACGAACGGGGAGGCCGCGATGTAGGCGAAGAGCGAGGCGAACACCAGGCTGCCGACCAGCAGGTGGCCGGTGAAGACGCGGTCGGTGAACAGGCCGCCCATCGCGCGCAGCGCGGTGGGCACGCCGCCGCCGTTGCGCCGCTCGGCCGGCAGGGTCTCGGGCAGCCAGCGGTGGACGACGAGGACGAGGAGGAGCCCGGCGACCGCGAGCACCACGAAGATGCCGCGCCAGTCGGTGAACCGCATCAGCTGGCCGCCGAAGACGGGTGCCATGATCGGGGCCACGCCGGAGATGAGCATGAGGGTGGAGAAGAAGCGGGCCATGGCGATGCCGTCGAACAGGTCGCGGACCACGGCCCTGGCGATGACGACCCCGGCGGCGCCCGCGAGGCCCTGGAGGAGCCTGAAGACGGTCAGGGTCTCCACGTTGGGCGCGAGGGCGCAGGCCAGGGAGGCCGCGACGTAGGCGAGCATGCCGATCATCAACGGCAGCCGGCGGCCGAGCTGGTCGCTCATCGGGCCGACGACGAGCTGGCCGAGGCCGAGGCCGAGGAGGCAGGCCGTCAGGGTCAGCTGCACGGTGGCGGCGCCGGTGCCGAGGGCGTCCCCGATGTCCGGCAGGGCCGGCAGGTACATGTCCATGGACAGCGGCGGCACGGCGGTGAGGCCGCCGAGGATGAGGGTGAGCAGCAGTCCGGCCCGCTGCTTGCGACTCATGTCGCCGCGGGCCGGTGGGTGTGCCGCCGTGGCCTCGGGTCGTCCCCGGGTGGGCGGAGGGGTCGGTGGTGAGCTGGGTATCGGGTCGGTCAGGGGGGTGGAGCCGGGGGCGGCCGTGGGCTGGCCGGGCTGGTTCATGAACCTCTCCGTGAAGCGCGGGAACGATCCGATCATCCCACGAATTGATGTGCGACCCCAGTTGGTTTGCTCCGTCCGCGCCGTGCTGTGCGCCGTGCGCGCGGGCCTGCGGACGTGCCGGCCGGCGCGCCCCGCGCGGGCGCACCACCGGCCGCCACGGGCGCCGACCGGTCGCGCGGCGCCCGGTGGCCCGCTGCGCCGCGCGGCGTGGAAGCGCTGGTCACCGGGGATGCCGCACGACCGGGTGGCCCTCGGGCCCGCGTGCGGGGGCGGACCGGGAACCCGTCGGCCCAGGCCCGCGGACGCGCCGGGCGCACGCCCCCGGCGCGCTCCGCGTGCCCCTCGGCGCGGGTACGGACGTGACCAACCACACGCGCGACGCACACGCCGTGCTCAGGCGCGGGCGAGGCGGCGGCGCGCCGTTCGCCAGGACGCGGAATACGCGGACGCAGCCTGCCGGTTGGCCCCGGCATGACACACGACATCCTGCGGTACGCGGCGTTCACCGGCGACCCGGCGGGCGGCAATCCGGCCGGCGTGGTGCTGGACGCGGCGGGCCTCGACGAGGCGGAGATGCTGCGGATCGCGGCCGAGGTGGGCTACTCGGAGACGGCCTTCCTGACCCGCGCGCCCGAGGGCGGCGAGGGCGCGTTCGCGGTCCGCTACTTCAGCCCGCTCGCCGAGGTCCCGTTCTGCGGGCACGCCACCGTCGCGGCTGCCGTGGCCCTGGCGGAACGCGGCGCGCCCGGCGAGCTGACCTTCCGCACCCGGGCCGGCGCGGTCCCCGTGGCCGTGTCCGCGACGGACGGCGCGCCGAGCGCGACGCTCACCAGCGTGCCGCCGTATCAGGAGCCGGTGGACCCGGCCGACCTGGCCGAGGCGCTCGCGGCCCTCGACTGGGCGGCCGGCGACCTCGACCCGGAGCTGCCGCCCCGCATCGCGTTCGCCGGGGCGCGGCACCTGGTGCTCGGCGCCGGGACGCGGGAGCGCCTGGCCCGCCTCGACTACGACGCCGAGCGCCTGGCCGCGCTGATGCGGCGCCTCGACCTGACGACGGTGCACCTGGCGTGGCGCGAGTCGCCCGCCGTGCACCATGTGCGCAACGCCTTCCCCGTGGGCGGCGTGGCCGAGGACCCGGCGACCGGCGCCGCGGCGGCGGCCTACGGCGGCTACCTGCGCTCCCTCGGCCTGGCCGCGCCCCCCGACGTGCTCACCCTGCACCAGGGCCACGACCTCGGCCGCCCGGCCCTGCTGACGGTCACGCTCTCCGCGGACGCCCCGGGTGTGCGCGTGCGCGGCACGGCCGTGGCCATCCCGTCCGGGGGTCGAGATCAGGACCGGGACGAGGGGCCGGCCGCCTGACGGGGGACTCGGCCGGCGGCCCTCACGGCACGACGACGATCTTGCCCACGTGCGCGCCGCGCCGGAACTCCTCCTGCGCGGCGTGGAGTTCGCCCAGGGGGAAGCGCGCCGCGACGCGCGGCCTGATGCCGCCGGTCGCGGCCAGCTCCGCCAGGGCCGCGAAGTGGGCGCGGGTGTGCATCGACGAGCCGATGAGGCTGAGGTTGTGCAGGTACAGGCGGCGCAGGTCGAACCGCACGACGGGGCCCGCGACGGCGCCCGCGATCACCCAGCGGGCGCCTTCGCGCAGCGTGGGCAGCAGCCGTTCCGGCCACGGCCCGCCCGCCACGTCCGCGACGGCGTCGAGTCCTTCGGGGGCCAGCGCCCCCACCTGGCGAACCAGCTCCTCCGGGTCGGTGTCCCGGTCGAGGGTGGCCTCGGCGCCCGCGTCGCGCAGCTCCGCCGCCTTGGAGCCGCTGGTGAGGGCAAGCACCCGCGCCCCGCGCGCGGCGGCCAGCTGCACGAGGGCGAGTCCGACGCCGCCGGACGCCCCGGTCACCAGCACCGTCTCGCCGCCCGCGAGCCGGGCGCGTTCGAGCATGCCCATCGCCGTTCCGTAGGCGACGGGCAGGGCGGCGAGTTCCTCGTCGGACAGCGGCGACGAGGTCATGTCGTGCAGCCTGGCGGCCTCCACGGCCACGTACGCGGCGAATCCGCCGTCCGCCTCGCTGCCCAGCAGCCCGACGGGTGGCGCGTCCTCGTGCTCGTCCGCGTAGAAGGCGGGGTCGACCAGGACCCGGCGGCCCGTCCACTCCTCGGAGACGTCCTCGGCGACCGCGGCGACGACCCCCGCGATGTCCCCGCCCTGGATGCGCGGGAAGTCCAGCGGCCCGCGCCAGCCGGCCTCCGCCTCGGGGCGGCCCGGCAGCCCGTAGGCGCCCTCCCTGGTCCACACGTCCGTGTTGTTCAGCGCCGCCGCGGTCACCCGCACGAGCACCCGGCCGGGGCCGACGGCCGGCACGGGCCAGTCGGTCCTCAGTTCGAGTGCGTCGGGGCCCCCGTGCCTGACCAGGACGGCGGCGGTCATCAGGTCGTTCATCATCGCTCCATGCTGCTTGCCGTTCCCCCGCCCCGCCCGGCGGGGGCGGATCCCCGGCCGGGCGGGGCGGGCGGGGGATTCAGGTCTTCAGGTGCCGGACGGGCCTGCGGGTGCTCGACTCGATGTCCTGCACCGTCAGGTGCACCAGCTGGTGCGAGAGCTCCGACAGGGCGCGGGCCACCGCGAGTTCGCGGCCGATCGCGGGGATGTGCGGGTCCTCGGGGTTGGCCCTCGCCGTGCCCTCGGCGACCAGGACGGTGTCCGGTTTGCCCTCAAGCCTGGCTTCCGCCCGCGTCATCCGGTTCTCGGTGTCGATGGACACCCGCACGTGCCATGTCTCGCTCGGCATCTGGCGCTCCCTGCTGCTCGTTCCCGTCGTCGGTCGGACCTCGTGACATTCCTGGGTTCCTCGGATCGCGCGTTCCATGTCCCCCGGGCCCGGGTCGGTCACGCC
Above is a genomic segment from Streptomyces marincola containing:
- a CDS encoding lipopolysaccharide biosynthesis protein, with amino-acid sequence MSAPREDTRAAAGPGGTHPYDEPDQLRDQFRQLLRYRLLIVCGILLGLAGGGWLGLAANETYIATAEVTVRTPTADPFAGTPVDRVAMGSERRTAVSDLVARRAAEELGLAPEAAPGLGRGLAVTNPPNTEVLRFAYSAGDPYLAAERANAFVTAYLGNRRADAEETIAHNVASLEAQREPLLERRAELEGDIDGLAGGSGYDTAVADLSTVTGQISEINAQISSLRALDTSGGRVITEAGVPGSPSGPGLPLLLGLGYIVGIGLGLLAAWVRLVFDPTVRSPGDVTRALRAPVLGVLPRTGRDHPDQLLAEGRLAEEYRSVAFRLAYDESFAQRRRLLVVAPRGTIEAPLATSVNLSAAFAEMGMDPLLVEADLRTPTLTEQLRHADGVRPGWAGGPGGADGGWPGRVRVPIDAGESGIFDLVPGRRVRNVPRALTSHAATRLIGHADTKGAVVVVLAPAVLSYADAIALVDRVDGVVVVCDPSQVRRDDLARVRELVVGAGGLLLGAVLHSWGGGQEPARGETAPAEEAGPQDGYHAGRQAAGTAVQRQRDGDRRSRGVPPEYRDVGSETLGLRVLDPSDLEDGSSRQ
- a CDS encoding glycosyltransferase family 4 protein, which produces MGERLLLVSTNYAPEQAGIGPYATQIAEHLAAARGAEVHVLAGMPHYPAWRLDPAYRGALRVTEERGGVRVHRRRHTVPPRQTALRRAVYEASILAGGLLAPPRTGRPDAVLAQVPSLAGGLLAARVARRHGVPYVPVVQDLMGAAAAQSGIAGGGRAAGAAAAAERRMLRGATLVGVIHDTFRPRLAALGVPEDRVRLVPNWSHVPGPSAPRARTRRRLGWPEDRTVLLHSGNMGLKQGLDVLIDTARHDPGLHVVLMGEGSQRARLARLASGVPNAELLPPAAADDFPDVLAAADVLVVTQRAAVLDMSVPSKLTSYFRAARPVLAAVAEGGGTAAEVRASGAGRVVPPEDPAALAAAARAFAADPAAADAAGARGAAYAEAHLSRAAGLRRVTALLDEALALGGRRATARPGQPAGEGERPA
- a CDS encoding adenylyltransferase/cytidyltransferase family protein: MPHRVGYAPGVWDLFHVGHLNVLRHARGHCDYLVAGVVSDEMARLAKGRAPVIPLVERLEIVRSIRYVDAAFVETVPDKVETWQQVRFDVLFKGDDWRGTPKGDRLERDFAQVGVDIVYFPYTVHTSSTQLRGVLDALSADSSRNHFTENAAQNTT
- a CDS encoding CDP-alcohol phosphatidyltransferase family protein; the encoded protein is MAGTGGTETYGAALARLRAAQKSAKGVSLYSRWVNRPAGRLLAAAAHRAGLRPNHVTGLSALCSFAAVAAVALARPSWPLALAVWAGLFLGFALDAADGQLARLRGESSPAGEWLDHAVDCAKITALHAAVLVSFHRFFDLPGEGWLLVPLLFQLAAVLIFFGGLLTDKLKRAHQTSAPAPAPPPSRLRALALLPADYGVLCALFLLLGAPGAFRIGYAVLCAVYVVFCAAFSVKWFRELSALNASSTPLS
- a CDS encoding bifunctional DNA primase/polymerase gives rise to the protein MERESRFPRWLRRGARGAAAGAAAALAREELLLAAARAGLPLAPAAHPQGYGCSCERIGCPTPGRHPVSLAWQTQATTDPEQILRWLRADPEANFITATGRAHDVLDLPADAGHAALERLASAGTEVGPVAVADPDRMLFFTATRGTPDDEDEWWPCALDCHPETVDEHPGLRWHCRGSYVLVPPSRVPSGTEGGVRWLRGPEHPLPEPLALLDALTEACGNLAAAADQEAPRGSGQAAGSSFRPWRAQAGPLQGA
- a CDS encoding small ribosomal subunit Rsm22 family protein — its product is MTSTSERLRTALDQLLDGLPPRRAAEAVERLMSGYREGGPAPVLADRATALAYAAYRMPATYEAVRAALAAFAERAAGWAPATHLDLGGGTGAAAWAADAVWAGGPGPRTVVLDRAGPALDLGRELAAGRLDGVEWRRAGLGGTGADLPAADLVTASYLLGELPPADRDALVDAAAAAGAAVVLVEPGTPDGHRRVRAARDRLLAAGLRVLAPCPHGNTCPLAGGEDWCHFAARVSRSALHRRVKGGVLPYEDEKFAYVAAAHERVAGAPAPGRVVRRPLLRKGQVLLDVCAADGGIGRTTVSKRHREDYRAARSAEWGAAWPPVSTVSPDYPSGTGTGQDVPDTRDTHVTAE
- a CDS encoding Bcr/CflA family multidrug efflux MFS transporter; protein product: MNQPGQPTAAPGSTPLTDPIPSSPPTPPPTRGRPEATAAHPPARGDMSRKQRAGLLLTLILGGLTAVPPLSMDMYLPALPDIGDALGTGAATVQLTLTACLLGLGLGQLVVGPMSDQLGRRLPLMIGMLAYVAASLACALAPNVETLTVFRLLQGLAGAAGVVIARAVVRDLFDGIAMARFFSTLMLISGVAPIMAPVFGGQLMRFTDWRGIFVVLAVAGLLLVLVVHRWLPETLPAERRNGGGVPTALRAMGGLFTDRVFTGHLLVGSLVFASLFAYIAASPFVIQEIYGASPQTFSLLFMLNSISLVAMGQVNGKILVGRVPTHRIMAAGLLVITLAAAALVVMTSGVFGDPGLVAISIGLFVLMGAMPLVLPNANAEGLDRAGHVAGSASALLGASAFFVGAVASPLVGVAGEDTAVPMAVVQLTFALLAVLCFVTLCRPRRRARGPILTR
- a CDS encoding PhzF family phenazine biosynthesis protein, with product MTHDILRYAAFTGDPAGGNPAGVVLDAAGLDEAEMLRIAAEVGYSETAFLTRAPEGGEGAFAVRYFSPLAEVPFCGHATVAAAVALAERGAPGELTFRTRAGAVPVAVSATDGAPSATLTSVPPYQEPVDPADLAEALAALDWAAGDLDPELPPRIAFAGARHLVLGAGTRERLARLDYDAERLAALMRRLDLTTVHLAWRESPAVHHVRNAFPVGGVAEDPATGAAAAAYGGYLRSLGLAAPPDVLTLHQGHDLGRPALLTVTLSADAPGVRVRGTAVAIPSGGRDQDRDEGPAA
- a CDS encoding zinc-binding dehydrogenase; this encodes MNDLMTAAVLVRHGGPDALELRTDWPVPAVGPGRVLVRVTAAALNNTDVWTREGAYGLPGRPEAEAGWRGPLDFPRIQGGDIAGVVAAVAEDVSEEWTGRRVLVDPAFYADEHEDAPPVGLLGSEADGGFAAYVAVEAARLHDMTSSPLSDEELAALPVAYGTAMGMLERARLAGGETVLVTGASGGVGLALVQLAAARGARVLALTSGSKAAELRDAGAEATLDRDTDPEELVRQVGALAPEGLDAVADVAGGPWPERLLPTLREGARWVIAGAVAGPVVRFDLRRLYLHNLSLIGSSMHTRAHFAALAELAATGGIRPRVAARFPLGELHAAQEEFRRGAHVGKIVVVP
- a CDS encoding DUF1876 domain-containing protein, translated to MPSETWHVRVSIDTENRMTRAEARLEGKPDTVLVAEGTARANPEDPHIPAIGRELAVARALSELSHQLVHLTVQDIESSTRRPVRHLKT